One window of the Anaeromyxobacter dehalogenans 2CP-C genome contains the following:
- a CDS encoding dihydrofolate reductase family protein, which produces MSKLRVNAFSISIDGYGAGPDQSLEHPLGVGGMSLHEWVLDTRTFRRMHAGGAAGADEGRRGVDDDLAARSFENVGAWILGRNMFAPSRGPWTDDGWKGWWGENPVYHVPVFVLTHHARPPLEMQGGTTFHFVTEGIHAALDRAKEAARGKDVRLGGGVATVREYLAAGLVDELHLAISPVLLGRGEHLLAGLDTTALGYRCVEHVATERALHVILRKQGG; this is translated from the coding sequence ATGTCGAAGCTTCGCGTGAACGCCTTCTCGATCTCGATCGACGGTTACGGCGCCGGCCCGGACCAGTCCCTGGAGCACCCGCTCGGCGTCGGGGGCATGTCGCTGCACGAGTGGGTCCTCGACACGCGGACGTTCAGGAGGATGCACGCCGGCGGCGCCGCCGGCGCGGACGAGGGCCGGCGGGGCGTGGACGACGACCTCGCCGCGCGCAGCTTCGAGAACGTCGGCGCCTGGATCCTCGGACGCAACATGTTCGCGCCGTCGCGCGGGCCGTGGACGGACGACGGCTGGAAGGGGTGGTGGGGCGAGAACCCCGTCTATCACGTGCCCGTCTTCGTGCTCACGCACCACGCGCGGCCGCCGCTCGAGATGCAGGGCGGGACCACGTTCCACTTCGTGACCGAGGGCATCCACGCGGCGCTCGACCGCGCGAAGGAGGCGGCGCGCGGGAAGGACGTCCGCCTCGGCGGCGGCGTCGCGACCGTCCGCGAGTACCTCGCCGCCGGGCTCGTGGACGAGCTGCACCTCGCGATCTCGCCGGTGCTCCTCGGCCGCGGCGAGCACCTCCTCGCCGGCCTCGACACGACCGCCCTCGGCTACCGCTGCGTCGAGCACGTCGCGACGGAGCGCGCGCTGCACGTCATCCTGAGGAAGCAGGGCGGGTGA
- a CDS encoding dihydrofolate reductase family protein — MPKIVVNAFLTLDGVMQAPGAPDEDREGGFVHGGWMAPYSDDVLERVVADGFADADGFLLGRKTYDIFASYWPKITDPANPIASALNARPKHVVSRSLERVEWNNSHLIEGDVVGEVRKLRQQPGRTVQTWGSTELLQTLLEHDLVDEYRLFVFPVLLGSGKRLFAGGTAPAALRRVESVSGEKGGTYLRLERAGKPEYGRMGG, encoded by the coding sequence ATGCCCAAGATCGTCGTGAACGCATTCCTGACCCTGGATGGCGTGATGCAGGCTCCCGGCGCGCCGGACGAGGACCGCGAGGGCGGCTTCGTGCACGGTGGGTGGATGGCGCCGTACTCCGACGACGTCCTGGAGCGGGTCGTCGCCGACGGGTTCGCCGACGCCGACGGCTTCCTGCTCGGGCGCAAGACCTACGACATCTTCGCGAGCTACTGGCCGAAGATCACCGACCCCGCCAACCCGATCGCGAGCGCGCTCAACGCGCGGCCGAAGCACGTGGTCTCGCGCAGCCTCGAGCGCGTGGAGTGGAACAACTCCCACCTCATCGAGGGCGACGTGGTCGGCGAGGTGCGGAAGCTCCGGCAGCAGCCGGGCCGGACCGTGCAGACGTGGGGCAGCACCGAGCTGCTCCAGACGCTGCTCGAGCACGACCTCGTGGACGAGTACCGCCTGTTCGTGTTCCCGGTGCTGCTCGGCTCGGGCAAGCGGCTGTTCGCGGGCGGCACGGCGCCGGCGGCGCTCCGGCGGGTGGAGTCGGTCAGCGGCGAGAAGGGCGGGACGTACCTCCGGCTCGAGCGCGCCGGCAAGCCGGAGTACGGGCGGATGGGCGGCTGA
- a CDS encoding ABC transporter permease — protein MNATHEALAIRARPRPASAPSAVLTLAWRAMLKIKHVPFQLFDVTVTPIMFTLLFTFIFGGALAGSPRQYVQYLVPGVLVQTVLFITVYTGVGLNSDIRKGLYDRFRSLPMWQPAPLLGALAGDVFRYSVAGGVILVVGFILGFRPQGGAPGVLAAMALVLVFSFALSWLWIVVGMLVRTPESVMTTSFVFLMPLTFASDIFVGLGTMPGWLQGVVRHNPVTHLANASRDLMHGRPAGADVSWTLLASLVIVAAVAPLAMRLYRKER, from the coding sequence ATGAACGCGACCCACGAGGCGCTCGCGATCCGGGCGCGGCCGCGGCCGGCCTCGGCGCCGTCGGCCGTGCTGACGCTGGCGTGGCGGGCGATGCTGAAGATCAAGCACGTCCCGTTCCAGCTCTTCGACGTCACCGTCACGCCGATCATGTTCACGCTGCTGTTCACGTTCATCTTCGGCGGCGCGCTGGCCGGCTCGCCGCGGCAGTACGTGCAGTACCTCGTGCCCGGCGTGCTCGTGCAGACGGTCCTGTTCATCACCGTCTACACCGGCGTGGGGCTGAACTCCGACATCCGCAAGGGCCTGTACGACCGGTTCCGCTCGCTGCCCATGTGGCAGCCGGCGCCGCTGCTGGGCGCGCTCGCCGGCGACGTGTTCCGCTACTCGGTGGCGGGCGGGGTGATCCTGGTGGTGGGGTTCATCCTCGGCTTCCGGCCGCAGGGCGGGGCGCCGGGCGTGCTCGCGGCGATGGCGCTGGTGCTGGTGTTCAGCTTCGCGCTCTCGTGGCTGTGGATCGTGGTGGGCATGCTGGTGCGCACGCCCGAGTCGGTCATGACCACGAGCTTCGTGTTCCTGATGCCGCTCACGTTCGCGAGCGACATCTTCGTGGGCCTCGGGACGATGCCGGGCTGGCTCCAGGGCGTCGTCCGCCACAACCCGGTGACGCACCTCGCGAACGCGTCCCGCGACCTGATGCACGGGCGGCCGGCCGGCGCGGACGTCTCCTGGACGCTGCTGGCGTCGCTCGTGATCGTCGCCGCGGTCGCGCCGCTCGCGATGCGGCTCTACCGCAAGGAGCGGTAA
- a CDS encoding daunorubicin resistance protein DrrA family ABC transporter ATP-binding protein: MTNAIETTGLVKHFGATHALNGVDLAIRRGSVYGLLGPNGAGKTTTIRILATLLRPTGGRAMVLGHDVGREPAAVRSKVSLTGQFASVDEDLSGQENLVLVGRLLGLSWRDARGRAAELLDAFGLAELAGRQVMTYSGGERRRIDIAASLVTVPEILFLDEPTTGLDPRSRTQVWDLVRRIAAGGTTVLLTTQYLDEADRLAERMAVIDHGRVIAEGTSRELKASVGSNALRLRLADAGQRAAAQQVITRVLGDGVMPGAEPAEVAARLEKAAQAGAVLSALSEGGIEIAEVTVGNPSLDEVFLALTGRTAERGDGAEPGGEAEASR, from the coding sequence GTGACGAACGCGATCGAGACGACGGGACTGGTGAAGCACTTCGGCGCGACGCACGCGCTGAACGGCGTGGACCTCGCCATCCGGCGGGGCTCGGTCTACGGCCTGCTGGGGCCGAACGGCGCCGGCAAGACCACGACCATCCGCATCCTCGCCACCCTGCTCCGGCCGACCGGCGGCCGCGCGATGGTGCTCGGCCACGACGTGGGCCGAGAGCCGGCGGCGGTGCGGAGCAAGGTGAGCCTGACCGGACAGTTCGCGTCGGTGGACGAGGACCTCTCCGGCCAGGAGAACCTGGTGCTGGTGGGCCGGCTGCTCGGCCTCTCCTGGCGCGACGCCCGGGGCCGCGCCGCGGAGCTGCTGGACGCGTTCGGGCTCGCCGAGCTGGCCGGCCGGCAGGTGATGACGTACTCGGGCGGCGAGCGGCGCCGCATCGACATCGCGGCGAGCCTGGTGACGGTGCCGGAGATCCTGTTCCTCGACGAGCCCACCACCGGGCTCGATCCGCGCAGCCGCACGCAGGTCTGGGACCTGGTGCGCCGCATCGCCGCGGGCGGCACCACGGTGCTCCTCACCACCCAGTACCTCGACGAGGCGGACCGGCTGGCGGAGCGCATGGCGGTCATCGACCACGGCCGCGTCATCGCCGAGGGGACGAGCCGCGAGCTGAAGGCGTCGGTCGGCTCGAACGCGCTCCGGCTGCGGCTCGCGGACGCCGGCCAGCGCGCGGCGGCGCAGCAGGTGATCACCCGCGTGCTGGGCGACGGGGTCATGCCGGGCGCGGAGCCGGCCGAGGTCGCGGCGCGCCTCGAGAAGGCGGCGCAGGCGGGCGCGGTCCTGTCGGCGCTCTCCGAGGGCGGGATCGAGATCGCGGAGGTGACGGTGGGCAACCCGAGCCTGGACGAGGTGTTCCTGGCGCTCACCGGGCGCACGGCGGAGCGAGGCGACGGGGCGGAGCCGGGCGGCGAGGCGGAGGCGAGCCGATGA
- a CDS encoding GFA family protein codes for MERFTGGCLCGDLRFVATGRPYRVGICHCLDCRKNHGALFHASAIFPADAVKIEGESRTFAGRSFCPRCGSPVFGLSEDEIGLNLGSLDAPDQLKPTYELWTIRREAWLPPFPQTRRYERNRDGTSRSEE; via the coding sequence ATGGAACGATTCACCGGCGGCTGCCTGTGCGGCGACCTTCGATTCGTGGCGACCGGACGCCCGTACCGCGTCGGCATCTGCCACTGCCTCGACTGCCGCAAGAACCACGGAGCGCTGTTCCACGCGTCCGCGATCTTCCCGGCGGACGCGGTGAAGATCGAGGGCGAGTCGCGCACGTTCGCCGGCAGGTCCTTCTGCCCCCGCTGCGGCTCGCCCGTCTTCGGGCTCAGCGAGGACGAGATCGGGTTGAACCTCGGATCCCTGGACGCGCCCGACCAGCTGAAGCCGACGTACGAGCTCTGGACCATCCGCCGCGAGGCCTGGCTGCCGCCGTTCCCGCAGACCCGGCGCTACGAGCGCAATCGCGACGGCACGAGCCGGTCGGAGGAGTAG